ACTTTTTATTAAGACCTGTGGGTCCAAAAACACACTTGGTACAATCAAGAGAAGACTCTGCCTTCTTGTAAATGTTTACAATCTCATGAAACCTAAGAAAAAATAAGACCACGCCCAAATAGGAGTGTTGGAAGACTCACAGAAATCCTCAAAACACAGGCCGTTTCCCAAAGCTAGTtaccctgtcccccacccctgccagcctCTGCATACATACCATCAAACCAGTCAATAGCTGCTTTAGCAGAAGGTGGGTCATCAAATGACACTGTTGCCTCTCCCTTCAGTTTGCCTGTTTCCCTGTCTGTGTACAGATTAATCATGGGCTGtcctgttttcttatttgtctgaaaaaaatcaacatgagGTAACATCAGTCTTAAAGAAGACAGCACTATCACAACCATACCTTTCTATTTCACGTAACTTGAATTAAAGCCATCAACTATAACTGTTTCTCACTTCAATATTAAAAGATGAAAGTAAAGATTATAGACTACAAATTCAAAAGTTTTAGACACTCCCTTTATCAATTGTGCCTCCTTTGTGTTAAAATGTGATTCCCTTTAAAAAATGGCAAAGGCTAATGTTCTTTCTTCAACAAATTAAGCAGGCAAccattaagacttttttttttcactaaggtGTGAAATCCAAAAGCCTGCAGCACTGATAGAAAGCACCCACTCTGCTCCACAAGTACCTTAATGATACCAATCTGCTTGAAGTAATCAGCTACAGACTCAATTGTAACATTCTCGCCCAGGCCTTGCACGAAGATGGTGTTGTTGTCTGAATTATCCTGTTCTGCTTGTCAAACGCAGAAAGAAACATGAATTTGAAGACAGGAAACAAGCAAAGGTAAAACAAGTCAGTGACTCTTAATAACCTAACTTTAATACTTGCTATTTCGCtttcaaagaaaaattctaaagcaAGCAATATACTTTGGTTTAGGTCGGACAAAAGAAATCCCCATCCCTTCTATTTTATTATCTGAGTACCAATATGCCAGCCACTTCAcaaatttaaatttagttttacaACTATCCTTTGAAACATGTTGATACTAAGAAACCAGGGCTCAGGAGTTAACTGCCCAACCACACAGTAAGTACACCAGTTGTTTGTCAACGTTAAGACCCCCAAGTTAAGAAACCTATTTTACACTAAAATCCAGtatataaacataattaaaacaaaaagtacaCTAAGTGCTTCCCTTTCTGTGTCCTTTTTGTTCAATAATTTGGTTAcgatccccatttttttttttttttttacgatccccatttttaaaagccactgCTTACTGAACCAGCAGTTCAGGATTATGGTCCACACACAGATGCATCAGCATCTCctgaaacttgttagaaatgcaaattctcgggCTCCTCCCAGACCTCCTAAATTGCTGGGAGAGGAAATCACCACATCAGGTATTTCTGATACATGGCTCATTTATAAATCACTGTTAAGTACAGCTACACCTAAACTCCCTTCCCtacattttccttcttctctacCCCTGTTCTTCACATCCCTTTAAGTTTCAAAGAACATCCAGGAAAAGTCCTGATACCACTTGAGCCATTCCTTCATGCCACCTCTGGACTTACCAGAGTCATGACGTGATCCTTGGTCCCGAGGGCCTTAAGtgacatgaaaaaaaaacaaaaaacaaaaaaacaaggaaagaggaGCCGTTAGTCAACAGGCTgagaaagacaaggagaaaaattCACACCAAATCCAAACTTTTGCAAAATACCAGGTAAGTGCTCACAGCCTCACTCCAAACCCTGTCCTGGGTTGCCTGCCCAGAGAAAAATCCTAGGCAGGTCTGGGGAAGACAGAGGCCCCTTTCTTAAGATCTGTATGTAACCTGAGTCCCCACAGGGACAACGCCACATTTCAGAAAATGCTGCCTCCCCCAGCTCAGGCTGGGAAATGTCCTCAGCACAGACTGGGAGGGCCAGGAGGGAGACCCCTTGAAGTTAACCAACTCATAGCTTGGCCCTGTTCTCTCACCCCAGAGAGAAATGGGCTCACCACCAGTAATGTGATATGCATCCATACAGTTTCTCCAAACTTTTAACACCAAAGACACTTATCCCTTGTagaacaatttttaatttcatctttagaAACCATTCTTAAAACCATGTTTGTTTCCCCCAAAaccacatgaaaataaaaatcatacagaACAGCTATTGTATTTTTTAAGCATGTCCCAGGGAACAGACCAGAAATCTTATTTCCATAATGCagcctctattttttttccagagacCATCTTTGACCAAAGTTTATCTGAATTcatcataaataaatattgtacCCACACTCAATGACACCTAAATCATGAACCCAAGCCTTTGGCTTTAAATGTTGAGACAAATCAAGAAACCTTTTGTTAGTTAACCAAACCAGAAAAGTTCCAGCTTACTGGGAGACTTCTCAAATTTGCCATTTTTCCATGAATTCAGTTTTGTGCTGTTTAAGACCTGGTTATTTCCCATGAGCCACACATACTCCCAACCTTTCTTGGAAGTAGTCCACACCTTCCTTCCCAGAGCTAGTTTCTATTTGCCCATCTGACTTGAGTTTAAATGCGTGTATGTAGAATCGCATTGACACCATTcagtatttaatatataaatatataccaacTTCACCATCCTCAGGGCAGGGCAAAAGTTCACATCCCTCGTCCAGAATTAAAACATTTGCAGattgttatacacacacacacacacacacacacacacacactaacctCGGACACACTGATCAAAAGGACCCTAAAGCCAAGTCGGCCCCACGTGTTCCAGCACACTCTCCAGCTTCTCATTACAGTGCTCACTAAGTGCCGGGTGTGGCAACACTCCTGTCAGAGGCCTACTTAAACACCTCTTATTTAACCTGGGTCAAACCCAATTGGTACCAGATGCCTGCTGAGTCTTACCCCTGCCTGCCTCCAGGTTAGCACACATCTGGCAGCAGGTGGCATTCTACCCCACCCCTTTCTGGAGGTGGTTCTGGACACTCCAAAACCTTTGACACTTAAAACACGCTAAGACATCTGCAAATGAACAATCAGACAAAGCATTGCTGGGAGTTGGGAATTTTGGAAACTCTGTTCACTTACCACCAAATTTATTGAAGCCACCACGGTCACTTCCGCTGGAGAAGACAAGTTAGAAGAAAGGACATGAAGCTTCCAACGGCTACAAAAGGGCGGTTTTTGATTTTGTTCAACATTCCCCAAACATGGGTAGGTGTTTTGGGAAAATGATAATACAAATGGCTACTAAAATACATTCCCCTTCCTGACCACCCCTTGTCTGACCTTTGAGCATGTCACACACACGTGTGCAATTTCTCAGACACAATTTTTAAGGATTTTGCTTTAAAAGATTATATATCTatttcctctggaaaaaaaaaagacccattttCCTTGGTCGTTCTTCCGACGTAGCAGATGTTTTTTCCTCTTGTCGCGAGTGGATGACAACCCAGTAGTTGGTTTAAAAACCCTACCCCCGATTTACCCAGAAGACATTTCACACCAGGCTGGGGTAGCCCTGAAcacatttttgtggttttttgctTTGAAAGCAGCAAGCAGACCCAACCCTGTTCCATAAAAAGTCAAAACCAAAGGCAATTTCCCCTTAAAGCGAGACAAACTTGGCTAAGCCCTACCCTAACTACTGAGCTGTTTTtgatctctccccacccccgggGTCACCCCTTCTAACACTGTGAGAAGAGCGGAGTATTTTGCAATGTCACCTTTCATACCTGTGGCACATAAAATGCAGAGCAAGTTAACAGTCACATTAacagttgcttttctttttaaagttttgcatTAAACACACGCACACAACAGAGTTTTCCTTATTTTGTACGGTTTTTGAGATTGCCCCCACCCACCTCTGAATACTTACCATACACAAACTCTTTAAAAAACCTACTTTTTCCCAAAAAGGAGTAACACACTGACATTCCTCCCCTCTCAAGGGAGACAGAGTAGGGTCCTTCAAATCATATTTACCAACAGATTTGACAAGTGCCTTAACATTAAATCTAAGGTTTTACTTCAACTTCagcaggaaggggaggaaagaaggtCCAGTTGGACAAGTAACCAGAGGAAGGGGGACAGTGGAGCAAATAGGTGGGATACCACTGTCAAGCGTACTGTATTTTGTCCAAAAGGTCTGCACACTTCAGATAGCCCCATGAACCAAGTCACACACAAAATCATTACTGTCAGTCAAATGAGTGCTCGTGGATTCAAATGACTACAGAATACAGAAAGAGAGAGTAGCCAATTCCTGGAAGCTCAAGTCAGGTTAACCATTTACAACTTCCTCAGAGGACACATGGGAATACAAGTAACAAGTTTCCCTATTACCAGGAGTGGGATCATCGGTTTCCCTTGCAGAGAAAGAAGCCTTTACTTCCATTTTTCTTGCCTAGGATATCAATGACTCCAATCCATATACacccatgtttctttttcttcagaaataaaaatgtcagtaCTCAAATCTCTATACAGAGGTGTGGGTAGAAGTTCAGGTTCCCAAGttctcacaaaaataaaatggggatgTATGAAGAAGAAACAGTCAATGCTCCTAAATCAAAGCCCCCACAAATCTCTAGAATAAGACTAACCATGCACTAAGGGACTAGGCTTCAAGGGAGATTCATGCAACCCCCCACACAATGCTCACTGATGTTACTCCCTGGCTCACAAGACACCTACCCCATGCCGCCTCTGCCTCCACGGCCACCTCCACGACCTCTGGGTTCATAGCCACCACTGCTGCGGCTGTAACCACCGCCACCGCCCCGGCCACGGCCCCCACGGTCCTGCTGGCCTCCCCCGTAGCCGCCGCCACCACTCTGGTCCTGATTGCCATAACCGCCGCCACTACTACTCATGGAGGACTGATCTTGGCCATAGTTACCTGTCAGGAAAGAAAGGATGCCtttaagaaacacaaaacagACTGTGAGGTGGCACAAGGCAGTTCAACTGCACCAGGtgataaatgacaaaaaaaaattaaaatgaagctaGGAAACAAAAGCGCAACATTTTTAAGAACCTTTTAGGGAACGGGTCGAGCGGGATACAATTCCTTACAAAAAGCAGGTATGAGACAAAGCTGAAGACATCTCACCTCCAccaccccctccacctccaccgcTGCTGTTGTACTGGTTCTGCTGCCCATAGCCCTGAGGGGGATTATAGCTTTGCTGCTGTCCATAGCTTTGCTGCTGTCCACCATAGCCAGACTGCTGGCCATAGCCCCCACTCTGGGGCTGCCCATAGCCGCTGCTCTGAGAACTGCTACCGTAACtagggaaaaggaaaatacagaatcATAATGCCAGCATGTCCAAAACcttctttcactttcagtacacCCCATTCTCTGTACCCAACAGAGGCCACCCCCGTTAGTCCTCATGCTCACTCATGCACCCCTAATCTTTcagtcctctcccctctccccacaactCCTTACCTTCCCGAGGCGCTGCTAGGAGCTGGCTGCTGGCCATAGCCAGGGTATGAGGACTGCTGCCCGTAAGACGACTGAGAACTTTGGCTACTGCCATAGCCACCAGCTGAGCCATATCCCTGGGGAGTTGACTGTGTGCTATAGCCtgctagaagaaaaagaaagaggaagtcaCAAAAActatgatgaaagagaaaaggcagggaATGTGTTGAAGAAAACATTATATACCACCTAATGCTTTCCATACTTGAAAAGTCAGCCTCTTAGAAGATGCTTGGAAATCTTGCAACTCACAGTCAGAGATTACCCTTCTCTTTTACCTTAAAGCTTAATATTCCAACTTCAGAGTTCCAACCtcatcccacccacccacaccAAAGCCAGCCTCCTCCAGGACCACCACTAATCACAGCCCAAGAGATCCCTATTAATTAACAGCATTTTAACCTGCCCATAAGGTGTGCAGTACAAATAAGACAACCCCATATTATTTACACTTCAGGACCTCAGGGCAAATTCCACCTCCTGGTGTATCATGTGATATATACAGCAGTCGGACTTCAAACATCTTCAAGGAAGCCATTTTCTCCCTTTAAGTATCTAAAAGTTTTCTCCCTTTAGGCAAtactcccccccacacaccctgCCCTCCCATTTCACTTTCACTCTtaggggaaatggggaaaagTGCAAcataaatagaaaagtaaaaagtcaaagaaaataataggaaaCAATTACAAACCAATTAAGTATTTTTGTTTGAAAGGACTCAAACGCTGAAGTGCTTTAAGGGTCATAGACTGGTTAAAGCACTGCTTAGgtttaaaaaaagcaacattcAGAAACAGCAGGAAGAGGTGGGGTGACCCACTAAAAGAGACTCACTGTTCTGGGCCTGTCCGTAAGAACTACCATAGCTGCTCTGGCCATAGCCTGAAGTGTCCGCTGACTGGCCGTAGCCACTGTAACTCTGCTGTCCATAGGGCTGATTGCTCTGCTGGGAATAGCCCTGCCCAGGCTGGGTTGGGTAGGCCCCATAACTGGAGAAAAAGACAAACCGTGCTCTCAGACAAAAACACCTTAGCCACCCTTGCCCTTTACAAACTCTGGAAGCCCAAAAATGACACTCACCTTTGGGTTGCTTGTTGAGTATagtctgaaaaacagaaacacaattaTATTACCTTCAACCATCCCTAAGAGTAGACTAGAGCGAAAAGTCTTAACTCAAGCTAGCTTTGGGGCCCCCAGAGAGGAAAGTCAACGAGGCATAAATTCCCACATGAAACCCTAGTTGAGAGGAGCAATCTGGCAGACCGTAGTCAAGTTTTCTTacaataaagaaaagtaaagaaacagcGAATTTCTACAGAGACCAAGAAGCCTTAAGTACTGGAAAAAGCAAGAGCCTTGGTGAACAGCTCCAATTTTCTGCAACTTCAATCGATGTCAGGAACTGCACAAATTTACACACATTTCCTTCTCACACCCGCTCGAAGACAAAGATATCACCGAAAATCAagctaaagtcacacagctgcttCAGCAGAACAGGTTTTAATTCAAGCCAGAGGCAGAATTGTTCGGAACGTAGCCTCCACTTTCTCAATCCGAAAAACCAGAATGTCTCCAAAGAGGCCGCTCTTCACCCTTTGCCTAATCTTGGAGACAGGAAACGGAAGCTTTTAATGCAAAGCTAGCTAACCAAGAGAAGAGCGCTCTTTGATCCCAAACAACAGAGATCACCATCAAAGAGCGGTCGCCTCGGGAGGCAAGTCGACTGGTACTCAAGTCTCCAGCCCCGTGGCTCCCCACGAGTGCGTTTTCTTATCTCCTCCTTGCCTGCCTCGGGACTGTGGGGAGACTCGGCGAACCGAAGAAAGAGAAAGCGCTTTTAAAACGCCACATGTTAGACGCACTGGCCAGATCCACTCGTCTCGCCGATACAGGAAACGAGGCGCTTCCTCCCGCAGAAAAGAGCAAAAGGACCGGGAGAAGGTGTGGCCTCGGGCGGCCGTTCCTTTCAGTAACCACCTCCGAGAGAGGAAATTTAGGCGGGAAAAGCCTCGGGCCGGGTCCCCAAGTCCGTTGGACCACCCCCAGCCGTTAAGCTGGCCCAAGCCTCCGCCCCCGCCCGCGTGGCAAGCGAGGCGGGAACGAGGCGGTCCCGCCCCTTCCCGAGGGACCCCGGGGGCAAGGCCCAAACCGGACGCGCGCCGCGGAGCCTCCAGCGAAGGGTCTCGCGACAAAAAGCAGGGCCGACACGAGGCGGGAGGGGGGGTTCGCGCCGccagaaaggggggaggggccaGCAGAGCGCGTGCGCGCTCCCAATGCCCGGATGCAGCACTGCGACAAAGCGGGCCCGAGCGCGAGGCTCGGAATGAGAAGGAGAAAAGGCTACAGGGACCGGGCATTTCCATCCATGCCTCACGTTTCCAATCACCAAGAAGTGTCCCTCCCAACCCTTACCTCAAGGAAAGGGGCTGCGAAGGGAAGACCTCCCGCCCCGCGCCAGGCGCCAGAGGAGCGAAACAAGATGGCGACATCggcctcccccttccacccctctccGCTGCTTCCCGCCAGTGCTGCGAGAAGACCCTACACGCGATCGTCGCCCAGGTCCCACCGAAAAACAAAAGCCCGACTGGAAGGTAACAAGGCCCGGGGCCGGCGCGCCACCGCCGCCTCGCGCCCTTACATACCGTTTGAGGCCATGTCCGCGCACGCGCGCACAGGCCGACAATCAGCAAGATTCCAACACCACAGCACCGACGCCTCGAGGACTGAGCAGCCCCGCCTCCTGGGTCGAGGTTTATGTACGCCTCCCCGCCTACGCATGCCGGGGGAACGCACCAACTGCGTAAAGGAAAGGGGGAATGGTGGCCGACTCCTGCAACTCTTCAGGGAGTATAGAGGACCCTAGCAGGCAGAAAGGAAGCGTATTAACTAAGAACCTTGCAAATAATACATATAATCCTCTGTTTTTCTGACAAAGAAGTTATATTTGCTTTTCAGGACTAAGCCCACGTTTCACCCTCACCCCTATGGTGGCATAATGGTACAGCCCGATTACCCTCTGGGGGCGGGGCGAGGGGCCCAGGGCGGTTGCGGGCGGAACTGTAGTCAAAGCCGGGAGCCGAGGGGCGGGAACCGAAATTCCTCAGGCTGGCCCCTTTCACTGGGCCTCACTTTCGCTCGGGATGGAGAGCTCCTGCGCTCCGTTCCCCTTATACTGCATCAAATGCATCCTCCCTCCGGCGCCAGCCTCCCTCTCCGGCTCTAGTGTTCCTCCACCGACAACACACACCGACCCTCTCCCTGCGTGTAGGTATTCACTCATCGTCTTTCAGGCTTGCGTCTGCTGAAGTCCTTATCAGGGTTTGTAGATTGTGACGCTTGCCATGAAAGAAAGCATGGAGTTTATCCCGGAACCTTGGGTCCCAGTCTGGTCAAGCACTGATCGCCCACCCACACCCTCACGGCTTGGCCCGCGAGTAGCTTGGCTTGACTAGCTCTTGGACTGGAAAGCCCAAACCCTCCGGATCTCAAAGAGCACTGAGATTAGATCAGGGATTTCCCAGCCTTTTTACTGATAAAGGGCTACTCTTTATTCTCCTGAAACCCTACCGAGGAACCAATGTGGAGATCCAATAATAACTGATATTTGTATAGAGCTGAAGTGATTTCAAAATGCACAATTAATTGCTTTCCCATTACAGTCTTATGAAGAAGGTAAagctatctccattttacaggtaagaagaATGAGACTCAGGCTGAGTGCAATCCATGATTATAGAACAGCTAAGGGTCAGGGGTCctgatttgaatccaggtctgtgtGGCTGCAAAACACTCCT
This region of Phocoena phocoena chromosome 15, mPhoPho1.1, whole genome shotgun sequence genomic DNA includes:
- the FUS gene encoding RNA-binding protein FUS isoform X2 yields the protein MASNDYTQQATQSYGAYPTQPGQGYSQQSNQPYGQQSYSGYGQSADTSGYGQSSYGSSYGQAQNSYSTQSTPQGYGSAGGYGSSQSSQSSYGQQSSYPGYGQQPAPSSASGSYGSSSQSSGYGQPQSGGYGQQSGYGGQQQSYGQQQSYNPPQGYGQQNQYNSSGGGGGGGGGNYGQDQSSMSSSGGGYGNQDQSGGGGYGGGQQDRGGRGRGGGGGYSRSSGGYEPRGRGGGRGGRGGMGGSDRGGFNKFGGPRDQGSRHDSEQDNSDNNTIFVQGLGENVTIESVADYFKQIGIIKTNKKTGQPMINLYTDRETGKLKGEATVSFDDPPSAKAAIDWFDGKEFSGNPIKVSFATRRADFNRGGGNGRGGRGRGGPMGRGGYGGGGSGGGGRGGFPSGGGGGGGQQRAGDWKCPNPTCENMNFSWRNECNQCKAPKPDGPGGGPGGSHMGGNYGDDRRGGRGGYDRGGYRGRGGDRGGFRGGRGGGDRGGFGPGKMDSRGEHRQDRRERPY
- the FUS gene encoding RNA-binding protein FUS isoform X1, giving the protein MASNDYTQQATQSYGAYPTQPGQGYSQQSNQPYGQQSYSGYGQSADTSGYGQSSYGSSYGQAQNTGYSTQSTPQGYGSAGGYGSSQSSQSSYGQQSSYPGYGQQPAPSSASGSYGSSSQSSGYGQPQSGGYGQQSGYGGQQQSYGQQQSYNPPQGYGQQNQYNSSGGGGGGGGGNYGQDQSSMSSSGGGYGNQDQSGGGGYGGGQQDRGGRGRGGGGGYSRSSGGYEPRGRGGGRGGRGGMGGSDRGGFNKFGGPRDQGSRHDSEQDNSDNNTIFVQGLGENVTIESVADYFKQIGIIKTNKKTGQPMINLYTDRETGKLKGEATVSFDDPPSAKAAIDWFDGKEFSGNPIKVSFATRRADFNRGGGNGRGGRGRGGPMGRGGYGGGGSGGGGRGGFPSGGGGGGGQQRAGDWKCPNPTCENMNFSWRNECNQCKAPKPDGPGGGPGGSHMGGNYGDDRRGGRGGYDRGGYRGRGGDRGGFRGGRGGGDRGGFGPGKMDSRGEHRQDRRERPY
- the FUS gene encoding RNA-binding protein FUS isoform X3, translated to MASNDYTQQATQSYGAYPTQPGQGYSQQSNQPYGQQSYSGYGQSADTSGYGQSSYGSSYGQAQNTGYSTQSTPQGYGSAGGYGSSQSSQSSYGQQSSYPGYGQQPAPSSASGSYGSSSQSSGYGQPQSGGYGQQSGYGGQQQSYGQQQSYNPPQGYGQQNQYNSSGGGGGGGNYGQDQSSMSSSGGGYGNQDQSGGGGYGGGQQDRGGRGRGGGGGYSRSSGGYEPRGRGGGRGGRGGMGGSDRGGFNKFGGPRDQGSRHDSEQDNSDNNTIFVQGLGENVTIESVADYFKQIGIIKTNKKTGQPMINLYTDRETGKLKGEATVSFDDPPSAKAAIDWFDGKEFSGNPIKVSFATRRADFNRGGGNGRGGRGRGGPMGRGGYGGGGSGGGGRGGFPSGGGGGGGQQRAGDWKCPNPTCENMNFSWRNECNQCKAPKPDGPGGGPGGSHMGGNYGDDRRGGRGGYDRGGYRGRGGDRGGFRGGRGGGDRGGFGPGKMDSRGEHRQDRRERPY